Proteins from a single region of Equus asinus isolate D_3611 breed Donkey chromosome 17, EquAss-T2T_v2, whole genome shotgun sequence:
- the FADD gene encoding FAS-associated death domain protein — protein sequence MDPFLVLLHSVSAGLSSSELTELKFLCQGRVGKRKLERVQSGLDLFSVLLEQNELDPEHTVLLRELLASLRRHDLLRRLDDYEAGAAGGASPEEQDLRAAFDIICDNVGKDWKRLARRLKVSDAKIDAIEEKYPRNLTEQLRESLRVWRNANREDAAVAHLVGALRACRMNLVADLIEEDQQARGLRDQDENAGSTVSMMSWGSDAPTSGAQ from the exons ATGGATCCGTTCCTGGTGCTGCTGCACTCGGTGTCGGCCGGCCTGTCGAGCAGCGAGTTGACCGAGCTCAAGTTCCTGTGCCAGGGCCGCGTGGGCAAGAGGAAGCTCGAGCGGGTGCAGAGCGGCCTGGACCTCTTCTCCGTGCTGCTCGAGCAGAACGAGCTGGACCCCGAGCACACGGTGCTGCTGCGCGAGCTGCTCGCCTCCCTGCGGCGCCACGACCTGCTGCGCCGCCTGGACGACTACGAggcgggggcggcgggcggggcctCGCCGGAGGAGCAAg ACCTGCGGGCAGCATTTGACATCATCTGTGACAACGTGGGGAAGGACTGGAAAAGGCTGGCTCGTCGGCTGAAAGTGTCTGACGCCAAGATCGACGCCATCGAGGAGAAGTACCCTCGGAACCTGACGGAACAGCTGCGGGAGTCGCTGAGAGTCTGGAGGAACGCCAACAGGGAGGACGCCGCCGTGGCCCACCTGGTGGGGGCGCTCAGGGCCTGCCGGATGAACCTGGTGGCGGACCTCATCGAGGAGGATCAGCAGGCCCGGGGCCTCCGGGACCAGGACGAGAATGCTGGCAGCACCGTGTCCATGATGTCATGGGGCTCAGACGCACCCACCTCAGGAGCCCAATGA